One Pararge aegeria chromosome 4, ilParAegt1.1, whole genome shotgun sequence DNA segment encodes these proteins:
- the LOC120623461 gene encoding histone-lysine N-methyltransferase SETMAR, producing MRIFTIMIDNYLHADFDVMYISENIPGPSEPTLEAEELAKNFNSQITHCCKCNSKCLPDSCECLEISGGANYRLLDQQHSNSRVYVMNVKGNVHSNSYPVVECNDLCKCKDSCGNRLVQYGPIKTLYVKSTQNKLKGLGLFTNTLISQGSFVCEYAGEVLTKKQALFRYNNNEMHGRMNYIFCLNEHVIGRIVQTYIDPSSFGNIGRYINHSCYPNCEIVPVRVNTPLPKLAVFSIMDIQPDAEITFDYGSDDVNNCVSNVTTRKPCLCNSSHCKGFMPYLPC from the coding sequence ATGAGGATATTTACAATAATGATTGATAACTATTTACACGCTGACTTCGATGTTATGTACATTAGCGAAAATATACCTGGTCCATCAGAACCAACCCTGGAGGCTGAGGAACTAGCGAAAAACTTCAATTCTCAAATAACGCATTGCTGTAAATGCAATTCCAAATGCTTGCCAGATAGTTGTGAGTGTCTTGAAATATCTGGCGGTGCAAATTACAGGTTGTTGGACCAACAGCATTCAAATTCAAGGGTTTATGTAATGAATGTAAAAGGCAATGTACATTCTAACTCATACCCAGTTGTTGAATGCAATGATTTGTGTAAATGTAAAGACAGTTGTGGTAATAGACTTGTTCAGTATGGACCGATAAAAACACTTTATGTTAAATCAACACAGAATAAACTAAAGGGGCTGGGCTTGTTCACAAATACTCTAATATCACAAGGGTCGTTTGTATGTGAATATGCTGGGGAAGTTTTAACTAAAAAACAAGCTCTGTTTCGTTATAACAACAATGAAATGCACGGGAGAATGAATTATATTTTCTGTTTAAATGAACATGTTATTGGCAGAATTGTTCAAACTTATATTGATCCCAGTAGTTTTggtaatataggtaggtatataaaccATAGCTGTTATCCAAATTGTGAAATAGTACCTGTAAGAGTTAATACACCTTTACCTAAACTCGCCGTGTTTAGTATAATGGATATACAACCTGATGCGGAAATAACTTTTGACTATGGTTCTGATGATGTTAACAATTGTGTGTCAAATGTTACTACAAGAAAGCCTTGTCTATGCAACAGTAGTCATTGCAAAGGTTTTATGCCCTACCTTCCTTGTTAA